In the Besnoitia besnoiti strain Bb-Ger1 chromosome IX, whole genome shotgun sequence genome, gtttttttcttttttctcattttttttcctttttaTCGAGATGGCGGACGGCGTGCAGTGGCGGCTGGAGGAGGGCCTGAACGAGCTAGACGCGCTGGTGTCGCGGCAGCTGTtagaggaggacgaggcgcgcgaagttctccggcggcgccgcgacttTGAGTTTGCATGCAGCGGTCGCGGCGACCCGTCTGACGCGGTTCAGCAGTTTCTGCTCTACATACAGTACGAGGCGAACTTGCTTTCTCTCCTGCGGCACCGATGCAGCACGTCTCTGCACACGGTTTTGAAGGATCTCGAGGACGTGCGTCGAGCGATTTTGCGTCTCACCCGGGACGAAGCTCGCGAGCAGCGTGGGGGAGCGGATAGGAAGCGTCAGATGGCCGCTtctggcgcagacgcgtcctcgctgtccGTGCTGCTGAAGCGCCGCAAGCGCGAGGAGTCGAACaaggcgcgtcgcgcagagaaCGTGAAAAACACGCTGCACGCGGTAATGCGCAGTGGGACGAATCGGCTCTACTCGCTCATCACGCGCCTGCTCCATTGCcagtcttcctcgctgccgctgtggctctcctgcgccgatttgctgctgcagcttggCGCGAgtcggctgctgcagacgttcctgctgcaggcgatTCGGCGGTTTCCGCGGTGTTCGCCGCTGTGGATTCTGTCTGCGGATCGCCTACTGCAGCAGGGGAACCTccacggcgcgcgcctgctgctgctgcaaggcctgcgcgtggagaaggcgagctTGCCCCTGTGGTcaggcctcctccgccttgagggcgtcgccctcggcaAAGCCGCGCAAGGCATCctccgcgcacgcgagaagcgcagggagcgcgagaaaaacagtcgcgccggagagagcgccgcagaggccgaggacggcgcgggagccgactgcgtcgccgtccggaaaagacgcgaagaagatTCGATTGTCCTGgtcgaggagacagagaaactcgagaagctgaaggcgcgcggccAGGCGCTCATCGTCGTCCTCAGAGGCGGACTCAAgaagctcggcggcggcctcgaggcagagagcgcgacggcaagcgagcagaagaggaggaagatcGCGCACGCCACGAGCGCAAGCAgccaggcgcggagacctgGCAAGGAAGACGAGATCTCCCGCAAGTCAAACATgtgcctctttctcctccgcgccctcggaCTCTGCCTGCACCTCCAGGCCTCGAAGGCCGCCGATGTGTTGACTGACGCAGTCTCAGCGTTTCAGAGCGAGCTCGCCGAcctcctccacgccgccgcagaggaccactgcctgctgcggctctaCGAATTCAAAGtttgccttctccgcgcggcctctgagggcgcggagggcacGCGGCGGGTGCAAAACGTGCTCCAGGATATCTTCGCCGAGTGCTGCGTCGAGCCCCGCTTGCTCCTGCTGGTCGCCTTCCATctgcgcgccctgcggctgGCTGGTGCCTCGAGTGTCGTCCTCGCGgccccgcgaggcgacaacggcgtcttcgcggaCGAGGCTGCCAGCCGCGAGTGTCTGGCTGACGACATCGAGATCTGCTTCGATTTAGAGGGCGCTGACGagcccgcagagacgcctctTCCTGGCACCGAGGAGCCGttgggcgaggccgcggagaccgcgaccgcggggaagggcgacgacgcgcgcgaggctgcagccgtCGCTGAAGAGGGACCTCCACCCATGGCGTTGGAGACGGCGAgttcggccgcggcgctcgccgcggaagcgcccCTGAAGCTGCAGAAGGGCGACGATCTCGAGAAGTGTCTCTTCTCCGACGCAACTCGGGAGGCGTCAAACGACATACAGAGgtccctcgccgctgcgcgggccggcgcagcgagggcAGGCGAGCCGGAGGCAGCTCCTCGGGGGTGCTTGTTCAATCGAGAAGCCAAGGAAATGCTCGACCTTCTCGCAGACTGCGGCCAGCCAGATATCCGGCACATTCTGAaggaggagccgcggctcgctgccgcgctgcttctgcatCACCCCACCGGGGGGGatgaagagagcgagacagcccagcaggcaggcggcgcggagaagacgacgcagagcatGACGGCCTTGCTCACGGCCGACCACTTCGCAGAGACGCAAAAAGTTGTTCTCTGGAACGCCCTGTGGCGTGAAACAAACGCGGGCCACCGCCTGTGGCTCCTGAGGTGCATATACACCGCAGCTCAACAGCTAGTGGGTGCGCAGACCGGggcggccggcgacgaggaggcgcagctccaCTCCGCAGCTGTGTCGGCGACCGGCGAAATTcttcaggcgctgctgagggaagagaaaaacagcgCCAGCGCTTCGGACAGTCTCGTCCAGCTGGACGAGTTGGAACAGGAAGTCAACGCgcttctgcgcagcgccttcaaAAAATGGCCCTGCgtccctctcctcctcctgtctcACCATCGAATGCAACCGTGCGCTGCGGAAGACAGGGACGGCATGAGTCTGAgcggcgcttcttccgcgctgacgcacgcctccgcggccagCAGTCGATTCATTCCAGCAGCCCGGAGTCTCCTTCGGCGGCTCACGGCGGGGCCCGCGAAGGGACACCTTCGCGCACCAGAGGGCCGCAGGCTGCTGTGGGCGCTCctcggcgaggagggggtttgcgccggcgaggaggcggccgagaggagccgcggagacgagaagcGCCGGTCTGCTTTGCCAGAGTGGATGGTGGAgttgctgctcgccgcgcggccagAGACCACGTCGGCTCTGGCGCACGATTTTCTGCGGTTTCTTGAACAAAAAGAGGAGGACACCGAAGAGCCGCAGAccaaggcgacgacgcctcgTGCTCGGTCGGGGGGGAAAGACTCGTCGAAGCAAGCTCCATGTCGTGGAAGGGTGCGGTCAACGCTCTCGTTCAGGACTCTTTTTGCCCTGCACTTTCTGTTccttcgcggcttctgctAGTGTTGGCGTGCTGCGAATTCTCTCTGGaccgcctctggcgcgccaccgcagaggcggcgcgcgcagcgtcgtCTGGGCCTCCGCTGTTGGCGctcagcgaggcgcaggccgtcTTCGAGTGTGCGCTGCGGATCTTTGAGCGCTGTGGGGTGGtgggcggctgcagagagtcCGCGGACGCCTTCGAGCCGAAGAGGAAACTCGTgcctgaggcgcgccgcggcgagcggctggAGCAGCAGGGCAAACCCCTCGTGCGACAGGTCCTCCAGGTGGTGCCGCATGTCCTTGAACTCCATCGCCTCTGGTGGATTAACTTTTGGCGCTTCGCGAGGTTTCAGGAGGCCTTCagggcctcgcgcagctcgctgcctatcctcgtcctcgcgggcgctcgGGAGTCGAAGAGCAAGAAGAAAACTGCAGACGgcgtggctcgcggcggcgccgcgtgcctcgcaggccgcgccctGGCTACGTCGCCCCTGCTCAACCTTCAGACTGAAGGAACGGGAAAAGCGCAGCGGGACTCTGCGACCGCATCCGCGCTTGCGGCTGGCGCCAGCCAGCTGAGAAGCGAAGACGTGGAGCGGCgtgcccgcctcgccttgggggcgcgcgagagctcaTGGCTCGCAGAAGACAGCTGTGTGCCTGGGCCGGAGGGGCGAGGCTGCCGTACGTGCGAGCCAGGGCGTCTCTGGTGTATGTACACAGCAGATGCAGGGGGGAAAGAGTCCGACTGAGGTGTTGAGAGTGTGGGACGTGCGGCCTTGTGTTGACGAGCGTGCACACAGACTTTTGCGGTTAGGTTGCGACCCGGTTGCCGTCTCTTGTCCATTCAGATGGTGTCGTCTTGCGGAATTGCGGTGGCGCCTTGCGGAACGCGTCTTCTCAGTTTCGCTGGGGCCGCTTGACTGCCGCGTAGCATCTACGCCTGTcactcgccccccccccccccccccccccccgctgtAGCAGAATAGACTCCACACTGTCTAGTTAGGCAGCGTGAGCAGTGTAGTAGCGGCAGTCACGTGCGCGGGGGGCTAAGTGGCGTTTAGGAATTTATGTTTCGTATCGCAGCTCTTCAGTGCATCGGAATCTGTCGCCTCGGTTTCCCTCCCATAGGAGCGATTGGGTTCAGGTTTTAGGCTGATCAACGGCAGAAGAaacggcggcgtgcgcgaaTACGAGGGACTTGTAGTCGTACAGACGGGATATGTGAAAGCATGTCCAGGTGTCGACACTGCTTGTATGCGGCATGTACGGCCGCTGTCACCCTCCATATGGCGAGCGTGGAGTGCTAAATTCGACAGGCGATGATGCTTGGCTAGGTGGGCAATTCGAAGGCACTGCGTCACTCTGCCATATGTAATTGCAGCATGCACGTATGTAactatatttgtatatatatgtatacataggAGCGTTAGGGACTTAGCGTTGCCCTGACGCGCCTTGTAGagagcagaggcagagggcgtCCCTGTGCGAATGACGTTGACAGAATATGCGAGGAAGTCTCAAACATACGTCGATAGTGCAGAATCTAGTTAATAGTGCGAGGGCAAGCACTGAAGCCTTGCTTGATTTTCGGTTTCTTACCACGTGTCAAACATTATTCATGACGTCACGAACTCACACGCTGAAAAGTAACACATTCGCGTTCCACCGTCGCTTATGTCACAGAGAAATGCGTGTTTCCCGATGGTGGTGTTGTCCCCTGACTTAAATTGAGCACAGCGGCGTGGAACTGAATAAGCGAAATTGAAAAACTACGAACCCGGCAGAAGGCCTCTTGCCTACACTACCCGGTCTCGGGGCAAGgcggaaaaaacagagaaaagagcGATATTCACCTCCCCAACTTGTCTACGCGCTTCGCATTACACACATTTCGCTGTCTGCATTCTTCCGCTTTCGGTATGCGGACTCAGGAGGGCCCGACCACGGGCTCTGGAACAAAAACCGATTGCTTTTTAGCGATTGCTTTGAGCGATTTTTTTGAGCTGAAAGAGGTGTGAGTGCGTTGttgccggcctcctcgtgcATAGCCATACACACCTatctttttcttcgctctctctcacGTGGATCTGTCCTCGTCATCACTGCCGGCCAGCACTCGCTCCCCAGCGACCGGTGCGACACGTGCGTCTGCGATGTGACCACGAGAcatttctttctcttctttcttgtCAAACAACAGAAGCAATGATCTCCGTGCCTCTCTCAATTTCCTCccttctccccccccccactgcgcagagagaggcttGGCAGAGAACTCTCTAGACGTCAAGCCGCGGTGCGGCGGGTCGCTCTGCTCCCGCAAAGAAACTACCAAAAAATCCTTAATTTCTTCCCAAAACGCATGCAGGCTCTCCCGATGAGGCGTTCGAGTGCTCGCGATTCTCTCTCCTCACAAACAACGAGGGACCGCAAAACAAGAAACCCGCGCGCATCTCGCTGTCCGCGGTGCTGCGTGGCCCGGGCCCCCTCACATCCTCGCCCGGAGCAGGTCGATCCAGCGCCTGTCTGACCGcggtctctctcctctccgtcagacgctctgctgcgcagtCAGGCTTCTCTgttctctccgcctcggcctcgacTGCAACCTTCAGTGTAGCTGTGCACATGCCTCTCGAGGCTGGCTCCACGAGGGCACCTAGGTTCTactccctcgcgcgcgccgcccgcgcggtcGCTTCGTGACGGAGGCCggggacgcgggcgcgggggccCCTTGGGCGAAGAGACTGTCCGCCAGCGACCGTGCCTGTCCCCTGCGCAGGGGGGGCGGGTACGTGCGGTCGGGGGCCTCTTCCGTCGGCACGCCCCGGAGTGGCTTTTCGGGCCCCGCGCGGTGCTTCAGGACCGGCGGCACGCAGCAGAATGGCAGATAGGAAAATCCACGACGGAGCTTCGGCCTGCCAGACAGCGGCCCGCGCGAAAACAAGCAGTCGCCGACCGAGTAGACCACGACGCCTGTGACGCACTGGCAACGCGCAGCGGCACACGACAGCACACAGACAGACTTGCAGAGGCCGCCCACCAATCGGAAGGGCGCCGAGGGGAACAAATAGAGaaacgcgccgcggacggcaggcgcgcacCCTAcggggcgacgcaggagagTGGCAGAAAGGtcaggcgagcgacggcacCAAAGTCCGACACGGTGCGCTTAAACCAATCAAGGACCCCTCAGCGGAAGCGCAGACTGTCTGCACGGCCCGTCCACGCATCTGCCACAGGCCGTGGACACACCACGTCAAGTTCTATAACCCACGCGCTTGAATAATAGAGCGGATGTATCggtcgcggcgtcgaggTCGCCCTGCCTCGTCCAACCATGTCTGCGACTCCTGCACCGCTTCCCTTGGTTTGTGCACAGGCCTGCCCGCTCTCTGTCGCATGTCGCAGAGTCCATACCGGTCTGTCAACGCAGTACTACTCGAATCTCTCAAAAGGCGAGCCTTTTAGACTGCGAAGTATGCTCAACTGAGCCCCGCGGTGCACTCGAACTTGCAGCCTCCGGTCTGCGCCCAGCAGGCTCTAGTCAGCCTCGAAACGATTTGAAAGAAAGTCTTACCACTacggcggagagcgcctTTACAGAGGTCATGCACTGGGActcctgcaggcggcagTAGAAGACGTggctgaggaggaagacgagagctGTGCGCGCCCCCTGAGAAATAAGGAGAGTCACCCAGCGCAAGCGCTCCTTCGTCTCACCTGAGAGACCGGCTACGCGGTTaccgcgggcggaggcgcgcgacccAGATGCCTCCTGAATGCCCACAACCGGCCTGCTACCACGGGGCGATCCCACgcttcgcggcgaaggctgcagacctgcgcgagccgcgccgccccagaCGGCGTACCTTGAGAACTCCcgaggagactgcgccgAGGTGCTTCAGCAGATACCACAGCGTCGCAGACCGAAGCGTCGAGAGGACCAGCAGAGCTGTGTAGGTCACGACGACTACCTGCGTGCACACAGAAGTCGCAAGAAGGCCGGTAGACGGTGCAGAAAGGGCCAGACGCGAGCGGGACCTAACCCCCGGGGCGCCTCAAGGAGCGCCAGGCGTCTTCAGAGAGCGACCGAGCGGCTCGCCCCGGAAGGCCACACCGGAGACTGAAAGGAACGGCCGGCCGCGAGCCCATGTAGCCAGGCTGAGAGACTCATCGCTTGCTTCTTGTGTGTCCACAGCAGAAGGCCCCTGGGGCGCTTGTTCTGCAGGCTGTGGGGGGGAAGGGGTCTACTCGCCCGCGTGTCTATTTCGCGTACCGGAATGGAACCTCCTTTCCTTGCGATTTCGGCCGTCACCAGCGCGTCCCACTGGGGAACTGTCCACACGAGGACCCACGCCGTGAGGACCGTGCTGCTGATCAAGCTGAAAAAGAGCGGAAAAGCCGAGAAAAAATAGAAAGCGATCTGAGGAAGACAAGCACCACACCATGGAGGAGCAAATCAGAGAAGGCTCGAAGAAAATACAGGCTCAGGGggggacgcagaggagagcacCGAGGGCCGAGCAAGACGAGACCCTCGGCGCTGAGACCGCCGTCCACCGCGTTGGCCGTGAAAGTAACCGGCGAGCGAAAGCGGGCGAAAAAAGAGCGCAAGCGAACGAGAAATGGAACAAAAGAGAAGGGAATTTGCAAGGGTTCAACAACTGCTGGTGGGAGATCGCTGGTCGATCCCGACTCTGCTGTTTTGAGGCTGCGTGGCAGCATGTGTCGGTAACGAGAGCACCAGTAGGCAACTTCATTTTGGCATCCAGCAGCGCGTGCCTCTGTTAAAGAGACGGAAGAGACCCCAACGGCAACTTCTCCTTTCTGGTGGCTCTTACCCGCACATACCCACGAGGTTCGGGCCCTCGATTTGGTTTTCGCCCGTCATGAACTTCTCGTTCAACACGAAGGACAGGCCGTGCTAAGCGGAAAAGACACGGAACCCGCAAACAGAGAACTTCAGAGGTTTTACCATGGGTGCGCGCGCCAGTCGGCGTACGAACACAGCACAAAACGCCGACGAACGCAGGACCGCAAGCTCTCCATAGCTGCCTCTCAAGAGGCAAATGATCGCCTGCGATGGAAGCCCCGGTCACAGAGCCACGCGCAATAAACACGAGGGTAGACTCCCGCGAGCTTCACGGTTCTGACGCCCGCACAGCGCGCTTCAGTGATATGCGTAGGCGTCCAGTGTAGCAGGCGAGGTCGTGTCTCTCGCAGTGTGGAAGCCTCCCTCGAACGCAGTCCCTTCCCGTTACTCCAgacagcccccccccccccccccccgccccccgcccggCCCCATGGCAG is a window encoding:
- a CDS encoding U3 small nucleolar RNA-associated protein 6 protein (encoded by transcript BESB_013340); this encodes MADGVQWRLEEGLNELDALVSRQLLEEDEAREVLRRRRDFEFACSGRGDPSDAVQQFLLYIQYEANLLSLLRHRCSTSLHTVLKDLEDVRRAILRLTRDEAREQRGGADRKRQMAASGADASSLSVLLKRRKREESNKARRAENVKNTLHAVMRSGTNRLYSLITRLLHCQSSSLPLWLSCADLLLQLGASRLLQTFLLQAIRRFPRCSPLWILSADRLLQQGNLHGARLLLLQGLRVEKASLPLWSGLLRLEGVALGKAAQGILRAREKRREREKNSRAGESAAEAEDGAGADCVAVRKRREEDSIVLVEETEKLEKLKARGQALIVVLRGGLKKLGGGLEAESATASEQKRRKIAHATSASSQARRPGKEDEISRKSNMCLFLLRALGLCLHLQASKAADVLTDAVSAFQSELADLLHAAAEDHCLLRLYEFKVCLLRAASEGAEGTRRVQNVLQDIFAECCVEPRLLLLVAFHLRALRLAGASSVVLAAPRGDNGVFADEAASRECLADDIEICFDLEGADEPAETPLPGTEEPLGEAAETATAGKGDDAREAAAVAEEGPPPMALETASSAAALAAEAPLKLQKGDDLEKCLFSDATREASNDIQRSLAAARAGAARAGEPEAAPRGCLFNREAKEMLDLLADCGQPDIRHILKEEPRLAAALLLHHPTGGDEESETAQQAGGAEKTTQSMTALLTADHFAETQKVVLWNALWRETNAGHRLWLLRCIYTAAQQLVGAQTGAAGDEEAQLHSAAVSATGEILQALLREEKNSASASDSLVQLDELEQEVNALLRSAFKKWPCVPLLLLSHHRMQPCAAEDRDGMSLSGASSALTHASAASSRFIPAARSLLRRLTAGPAKGHLRAPEGRRLLWALLGEEGVCAGEEAAERSRGDEKRRSALPEWMVELLLAARPETTSALAHDFLRFLEQKEEDTEEPQTKATTPRARSGGKDSSKQAPCRGRAARAASSGPPLLALSEAQAVFECALRIFERCGVVGGCRESADAFEPKRKLVPEARRGERLEQQGKPLVRQVLQVVPHVLELHRLWWINFWRFARFQEAFRASRSSLPILVLAGARESKSKKKTADGVARGGAACLAGRALATSPLLNLQTEGTGKAQRDSATASALAAGASQLRSEDVERRARLALGARESSWLAEDSCVPGPEGRGCRTCEPGRLWCMYTADAGGKESD
- a CDS encoding transporter/permease protein (encoded by transcript BESB_013350), translated to MGGGDGDLSLTFADVALRCLAIVLVNSTQPLLVDLLRYHGAAEPTTLLYILPTYYGMVLVGLASKTKKSMWQEKWGRASFVCMCDLLHQIAEKAGLVFAGSAAYTITASWSTVWTALLSLLLLQKQLKKHQWIGIVLICVGFSLKAMHVNFVQTNHEAIGILLTLFASVLHGLSFVLNEKFMTGENQIEGPNLVGMCGLISSTVLTAWVLVWTVPQWDALVTAEIARKGGSIPVVVVTYTALLVLSTLRSATLWYLLKHLGAVSSGVLKGARTALVFLLSHVFYCRLQESQCMTSVKALSAVVCVTGVVVYSVGDCLFSRGPLSGRPKLRRGFSYLPFCCVPPVLKHRAGPEKPLRGVPTEEAPDRTYPPPLRRGQARSLADSLFAQGAPAPASPASVTKRPRGRRARGSRT